The genomic DNA CCCAAATTGAACTCGAAGCTCTAAGACGTTGGAAGTACTCTCCTAGTGCAAGCAAGCCTCGAGCTGCCTGGCGAGTTGTTAGGATACGAGACATTTGCTGTAGTGTTTCTTGGCGAAGATGATCAGCCTGTTCAGGCAAGAGCTTATGAAGTTGGTAACATGTCAAGATGTTCCAAGTAAAAACTAACATAGACCAGATTGTATGaacccaaaatttaaagaaCCATGTTATGCTAAGATCCATATTAGACTCGGTAACCACACTTACGTTTTGCAGAAATGTGAAGCACTCAAGGGAAAATCACGAAAATGATATTTCCTATGAATCATGACTgcaaaaaataaccaaaataatgaattcaatGCCAAGAAGATGGTTTAAAATAAGTGTGATTTGTCTGGTATCACGGGCTTGCAGAATTTCGgccaaaataataattcaatcatcACCTAGTTATTTTCCATACCAGCTGCATGGTGCTTTTAATAAGCAGTTGGAAGTAgaagaaaacttcaatttcacagATAATGCAAATTTAACTCGCTATAAAGTTTCTCAATTTAAATCAGATGCGCTGATAAAGAACTAATTGATGAATCAGAAAATGGATTACAGAAAGATATCGCAAGTTAAGATAGCATGCAATAGAAACATCAGCTATACTTCCGGAGAATCCAGAATAAAGCCATACTTGATAAGGCAATGATGCAGATTCTTACCTGGTTCACAAAGCTAACTAGAGCTTCCAACTTCTCCATTGCAGTAGGTATCCTTGGGATGTAACCTCCTTCTACCAGTTGACCAGCAGCCACAGTTTCAGCAAGAGTCGACTGCAATTTCTCCATGCCTTGAGTTAGAGCATCTTCCGCTTGCTGGCATGACTGTCTTAGATTATTAACTTCCATATTTTGTGACTCAGTCAAGGTGTCAAGATGAGGACCGAGAACCTATTATCAATTTCAACTTATGTATCAGTGTTATTCTAACCATGGTGAAAGACCTTATGTAACAATTCAATTAAGAAGAATGTAAGCAAGCAATATTTAAGTGTGTGTCCAAAACTACGGTTTCTCCTTAATATTATCCATAACTACCTTCAATAGAgcaaattatttcacttttttgaataaattgaaatatgaatcACCTTAAGAAGCTCGGAAGGGCGAAATCCTCCTATCCAAAAGAAAAAACGTTCAGCTGCTGTCCTCCACATGCCAGACATTATATAGAAAACATCAGCTTTTGCAGCAGTAGATTTCATGCGGAAAAGTTCAAAATAGTAGCTCAAGCCACCCTCCACTAGCATGCGAAGCTCCAAATCACTAATATGGGCCTGCAAAGCAGACCTCAGTTCACAAATTTGCCTAGTTTGCTCTTCAACCCAGTGTCCATACTCCATCTCAAATGCAGCAATTCCTGCACAAATCTCCGTGAGGACTTTTTATTGAATGCAAgaagatgaaatgacaaaaagttGTGGTTTATAAGCACTATGAACTACAGGAAATCAAATTTCACAGAACAGATTCAACACATCAGAGATTATATACATAGCTTCATAACACAACATCATTTTTCATGGAGGTGTCAAGTTTGCAAAGTTCTGGAAACTTGTGCTTATGGATGGCTGGAATCTATCGGCAGGAACATTTTTGAGACATTGATTTATAGACACCTTCGAGAGGACTTCAGTGCGGATGACGAAGTTATGCAGTCTTTCTTATGTACTTTTTGCAAGCACTTGAAATGTGGGatctaagtctcataccttgcacttaagatcctaacataccatcACACTCTATAGTCTTGGTGTGTCACCATCCGAGTCATATGATTGCAACTAAAAGACATGACGATGAATTTGATACCAAATAATATGAACCTTAGGAAACcatacctcaaaagctagctagtGAAATTGGTGAGTCCAAAGTCATATAAATCTCACACTAGAAGCCTATACCTTTCAATGTAGGATTCAAATCTCATATTTTACACTTAAGATACTAACACAAAACTATGCAAATATCGGGGAATCATGTTTTAAAGGGAACACAATTAATCGATAAATAGCAGGAGCATACCAttagtggtggtggtggtaagCTAGTAGTAACAAAATTCCACAAATAGTCTTATTATCATGCATACACTCTGGGCCTCGAGATTTAGATACCAAAACAAGCAACTAGAAACATGCAATTTCAAGAAATAGCAATGTTTGTGAGCAAGGACATCAAAACAAGTAATTTAGCAATACTTTGACAAACCTGGGTTTACAGGTCCACAGAACCCCTTCTGAAAACCATCTACTCCACCACCTATATACGAACCCTGCAATGTAGGATTCGTTGTTTTGAATATATGAATGTAAATAGGAAATAGGCGGGAAAGGGTTTATAGTGTCATAATACCAACTAAGCAAGAAATAGAAATAGTAAATCTTCTTTATACCTGTTGTCTCACTCGCTCAAGCTCCTGCTCCAACTGAACCAACTTTAATCTACTAGATTCTAGTTGTTGAACATAGGCctgcaaaacaaataaaaattcaatttaaagtCCCAAACCACTTATTGCATGTTAGGGAATCTGTTTCAAATCAGGCCTCATAATACCTTTTTCCACAACCGGCTTTTACGAGCAACCTCACAGTTTTGTACGAGACGCCTTTGTATTTGCAGAAGtttgtaacaaaaaacaaaaagaaaaaagactcAGTTCATGTTAAGGGAATAACATTAAATCTACCTTAAAACCACATACAAAATTAGCAATAAATTATGGTTAAAATTGGTCAATTATGAGACTGCAAGCACTGAATACACTGAAGTCAAAGGTAGTACATAGTACATTAAGTAGTTTATGTGCCAATCCTTGGCTCTGTGTAGATATAGAATATTTGAGTAATTTCTAAGTCAAGGATAGAGAAGAGGATCGATTCGAAAATAGTTGTTATAAAAGAAAGCCGAAGAAAACAATAGAATAGTATATGCTAACATTAGCAGAACACAAATATACCAGAACACAGAGCTATGACCAAAAGTCCTCACAAACTAATACAAGAACCACCTTAATTGCATTGATACATAAACCACTTTTGAAAGGTGTAATATTTCAAAAGATTCAGACAACTAGGAAAACATAAAGCAACAATAATTTAAGAGCAGAAACAAGGATCAAGGGCTAAGAAGCAGAACAAGTGTTTGTGAGTCTGCCGAAACCAAAAGATGCAGATAAACATGCAAATAGCTAACCTGAACTAGAAAATACAACAGGGAAAAGGAAGGGGGGGTAGTGAACATGGAGGAGAAAAACAGTTTGTACTCTTCTAGTTTTCAGTGGAAATCTTTCAACGAACTAACGAATATGTCCACCCAATACAAAAAGTATTCATACAAATGGCCAGAAACGTGATTGAACTTACCTTTATCAAAGGTTTACTAGCTTCTTGTTCGTACTTGGTAGGAGGCGGGAACGTTCTATGTGAAGTATCCTCTGACTGAAAAGTTgaacaaaagaattatttagATTGGGGATGCTTATAATGTGTCCTCTAGTATCAGAACAAGTAGAGTAAATATTAACAGTTTGCACCTGAGCGTCTAGTTTTATATCCACCTCCATGATCATTGGCGTTGATGTATTTGGATTGCCATTACTTTTAAAGTTTTCCCCCCATGTGCCAAGTTGATGAATGGGCTCATAAATTCCAAATCTACTTGGGGTGACAAATTGGGTGGATGAAGAGTTCATGCCCTTTGAACTTATGATGGGATGCAGCTCCATTAGCTTTAGACAAAACACAAATACACCATGTCCCGGTAACCACACCTAAGTTTGCAGAAATGTGAAGCACttgaggaaaaataaactaCAGTTTTTTAGCATATcactaaaatgatatttcctGCGAATCATGAATGcaaaaaaatcaccaaaataatgaattcaatGCCATGAAGATGGTCTAAAATGGTTGGTCTGGCATCTCGGACTTGCAGAATTTTGGCCAGAATAATAACTCAATCATCAGCTAGCTATTTTCCATACGAGCTGTATAGTGCAGATGAATAGTAGAAGAATAGTaactcataaacatttaaaagtagaagaaaactaacattttgcAAATGAATGCAAATTCAACTCAGTATTAAGTTTCTTAGTTTAAATCAGATGTGCTCATAAAGAACTAATTGAAGGGTCAGAAAACGGATTACAGAAAGCTATTTAAAGTTAAGATCAGCAATACTTTGGAAGAATCCAGAATAAGCCATACTTGATCGAGCAATGATGCGGAATCTTACCTGGTTCACAAAGCTGACTAAAGCTTCCAACTTCTCCATTTCAGTAGGCATCCTTGGGATGTAACCTCCTTCTACCAGTTGACAAGCAGCAACAGTTTCAGCAAGAGTCGAGTGCAGTTTCTCCATGCCTTGAGTCAAAGCATCTTCCGCTTGCTGACATGACTGTCTTAGATTATTCACTTCCATGTATTGTGAATCAGTCAAGGTGTCAAGATGAAGAACAAGAACCTGTTATCAATGTCAGCCTATCAATCGGCATTAGTCTACCTACGGTGAAAGACCATAGATAACAATTCAATTAAGATGTGAGTGAAAGAGAAATATTGTGACATCTCTAAACAAATTTCACATcgacaaaatattaaaaacctcGGGACAAGTGTCCCAACCCTAACACAAAACACCAATGATATTGGGTGTCTCTATGTGCATATCCATATGTCAGACATTATATAGAAAACTTCAGCTTTTGCAACAGTAGATTTCTTGCGGAAAAGTTCAAAATAGTGGCTCAAGCCACCCCCCACTAGTATGTTGTTACAGACCTGAAATGAATTGGACAGCGCTTTCCCTGTTTTCTTTGTATTCGCCAATTCCTCAACAACAACAGCAATGTTATTCTATTATTTCAACTCAACCAGTGCAATCTATACAACCCAATTCCTATTCCCAGCAATCAGcataaacattcaaatcaatttcTCAGCAAACAATCACAAAGCTAATACTCAATCTCAATGGAAACAAACATCTCTTCTTTGTATTACTGAAATTACATAATAGAGTTGAAATAGTTCATTACaactttgattaataaaatgaaaataagagtaACATACTGAAGACCaaaatggaagaagaaaatcCGAGATCCCCAGGCATTTCAAGAGGCCTGTGCTCTCCCACTGCTACCACACACTTAATTTTCTGCTTCGCCCTCTTAACTGATTTCCATCCTTTTTGGTCCCCACCAATTCCCCCTCTCTCTTCATATTGCCACGTGTCCTTATTGCCTCAAAATGCCCATGCACATTTTGGTTTGCCAATTGCTCCAATCCTTTGATGCCAGCTAGAATATTTTCCTCTCCCTTGCTGCTATGCGGCTTACTGCTGCTGTGCTCCattctaattttgaaatgtcATCCCAACAGATAATGCCTCCATTTTTAGAATGCCATAACAATGGCCATCAGCTCCCTTTCATATACCAGTTTGCTTCGGTTTCTGACAGACAACACCTTACTCATGAAAGAAATGGGACAGTCATCTTGCATTAATACAAACTTTACACCTAAACCCGAAGCATCAGTCTCAACAACGAACTCTCCCAAAAAATAAGGCAGCGTAAGCACGGGAACCATTGTCCTTGCTTTTTTCAACCTGTTGAAAGCCTCTGCAGCTTCTTCATTCCATACAAAAGCGTCCTTATTTAATAAACTAGTGAAGGACTCTGCAATCTTCCCGTACCCCTTTACAAAGTGCTTATAATAGCCTATTAAGCCTAAAAAACCCCTGAGttcacttaaatccttcagAGCAGGCCAATCTTGCATCGCCTGAATTTTTTTAGAGTCAGCTTTGACTCCTCCTCCTGCTGACAcaatatgacccaaatagtcTATACGATCTTGTCTGAATGcacatttcttcaaattaaCAATCAACTTGTGATCCTTCAGTAACTCTAGGACAACCTGCAAGTGGCTCAGATGATCCTCCATTTGACCACTAAAGACTAGAATG from Mangifera indica cultivar Alphonso chromosome 16, CATAS_Mindica_2.1, whole genome shotgun sequence includes the following:
- the LOC123199382 gene encoding transcription factor TGA1-like isoform X2, producing MELHPIISSKGMNSSSTQFVTPSRFGIYEPIHQLGTWGENFKSNGNPNTSTPMIMEVDIKLDAQVQTSEDTSHRTFPPPTKYEQEASKPLKLLQIQRRLVQNCEVARKSRLWKKAYVQQLESSRLKLVQLEQELERVRQQGSYIGGGVDGFQKGFCGPVNPGIAAFEMEYGHWVEEQTRQICELRSALQAHISDLELRMLVEGGLSYYFELFRMKSTAAKADVFYIMSGMWRTAAERFFFWIGGFRPSELLKVLGPHLDTLTESQNMEVNNLRQSCQQAEDALTQGMEKLQSTLAETVAAGQLVEGGYIPRIPTAMEKLEALVSFVNQADHLRQETLQQMSRILTTRQAARGLLALGEYFQRLRASSSIWATRPREPA
- the LOC123199382 gene encoding transcription factor TGA1-like isoform X1, producing the protein MEYGHWVEEQTRQICELRSALQAHISDLELRMLVEGGLSYYFELFRMKSTAAKADVFYIMSGMWRTAAERFFFWIGGFRPSELLKVLGPHLDTLTESQNMEVNNLRQSCQQAEDALTQGMEKLQSTLAETVAAGQLVEGGYIPRIPTAMEKLEALVSFVNQADHLRQETLQQMSRILTTRQAARGLLALGEYFQRLRASSSIWATRPREPA